Proteins encoded within one genomic window of Lynx canadensis isolate LIC74 chromosome B4, mLynCan4.pri.v2, whole genome shotgun sequence:
- the LOC115518662 gene encoding LOW QUALITY PROTEIN: double homeobox protein A-like (The sequence of the model RefSeq protein was modified relative to this genomic sequence to represent the inferred CDS: inserted 1 base in 1 codon; substituted 1 base at 1 genomic stop codon): MAQDNSPNKTIAMNHRHSHTKFTEDQLKILIKAFDQNLYPGYAIKQKLALEVNTEESKIQIWFRNXRARYQGQKKSEPDKELELSQDQDHPEKDIQSREDRCTSYTSTQLHNLIEAFMNNPYPGIDSREQXAKEIGIPESRVQICFQNQRSRFHVQRKREPDDEDLEQRQDQEQYL; the protein is encoded by the exons ATGGCTCAAGATAACTCTCCAAACAAGACCATAGCAATGAATCATAGACACAGCCACACCAAATTCACAGAAGATCAATTGAAAATCCTCATCAAAGCATTTGACCAAAATCTTTACCCAGGTTATGCTATCAAACAAAAACTTGCTTTAGAAGTCAACACTGAAGAGTCTAAAATCCAGATTTGGTTTCGGAATTGAAGAGCTAGGTATCAGGGCCAGAAAAAATCAGAACCCGATAAGGAGTTAGAATTAAGCCAAGACCAAGATCATCCTGAAAAGGACATTCAAAGTAGAGAAGACAGATG TACCAGCTATACTTCCACACAATTACACAACCTCATTGAGGCATTTATGAACAACCCATATCCTGGCATTGATTCCAGAGAGC CTGCTAAGGAAATTGGCATTCCTGAATCAAGAGtccaaatttgttttcaaaatcagaGATCCAGATTCCATgtccagagaaaaagagaacctGATGATGAAGACTTAGAACAGAGACAAGACCAGGAACAGTATCTCTGA